The following DNA comes from Phytohabitans rumicis.
GCTCTACCACGTGCTCGATCGATCGTCCCGTGACCGTCTCGAACGCTTCCCGGTACAGTTGGGTGCCCATTCCGCGCGTCTCGATCAAGGTGTGGTCGATGTCCCACAGGACTAGGCGACGCTCGGCAGGGTGAATAGCCATTGCCTGAGTCTTCCACGGCGGGCGTAGCCTCTGACCAAGAGAGTGGGGCTTGACGCCTGTCCAGTGTCGACGACGCTAGGTGGTAAGCGGTGGAGTTCCAAGAGTGGGCCATCGGGCAGCGGATCGCGAGCTACCGGAATCGTCGTGGGCTGACGCAAGAGGAGCTCGCCGGCTTGGTAGGTATATCCCTATCCATGATGAAGAAGATCGAGTCTGGAGATCGACTCGTCACCCGCTTCTCGCAGCTTGTGCTCTTCGCCCAGGCGTTGCGCATCAAGGACCTACGTGAGCTGACCGGCGTCCCACTGCCGCTCATGCCAGACGGGCGCCGCGGCCATCCGTCAGCCGACACCGTGTGCGCCGCCCTCATGCGTCGTGGCGCGGGCCGGGAGACGGACGAGGCGCCCGATCTTACGGACCTGGCGCGTCAGATTGAACAGGCTTGGCAGACGTGGCAGGCGCCGTCGGCATTTCGGTATGACGCCCTTGGGCAGCAGCTTCCTGAATTGCTCGCGCGTGTTCAGAACGCGATCAGCCGGCTTGAGGGACAGGAACGGCGCCAAGCCCTGCGGTTGGCCACCAAGCTGTACCAACTCGCCCGGACCTGGACCAAGCGAGTGGGTGAGTACGAGCTGTCCATGGTCTCGGCCGATCGTGCCGTCTGGTGTGCGATCGAGGCCGACGATCCGGACCTCGCTGGCGCAGCAGCCTGGAATCTCGCGATGATCCTTTCGGCTCAGGGCAAGACCGAACATGCCCGATCCGTGGTGCGCCAGGCCATCGCGGAGCTGCAGCCGCGACTGGACACTCCTTCCCCGAAGCGGTTGGCTGTTTTCGGAGGGCTGCACCTGCTTGGAGCCACAGAGGCAGCCCGCGAGGACAAGACGGGGGACGCGGAGAAGCTTCTGGGCGTGGCGGACAAGGTGGCAGCGAGAACCGGCGAGACCAATTACTTTCGTATGGTCTTCGGGCCAATGAACGTTTCCCTGCACCGGGTTTCCACGGCCGCCGAGCTGGGGCGAACCGGCGAGGCGCTCGACCTGGTGGAGCGGGTCGCTGTCCACGAAGCGCCGGCTGTAGAACGGCGGCTTACCTTTCATCTTGATGCTGCCCGCTGCTATCTCCATAGGCGGAACGATGTTGCCGCCGTCCACATGATCCAGCGGATCTATCGCGAATCGCCCGAGGAGTTGAGCTACAGCTCCTTGGTCCGCGGGACGCTTACCCAGCTCAAGGGCCGGGCCAAGCCCGCCATCGAAGCGGATCTTCGGCCACTCCTTGAAGCCGCGGGCTTGCCAGGATAACGAGGTTCGACACCCGCCTGGGTACACCAGGTGTGTCCCCCACTTGGCGTGAACTCGCCTTTTCTTGGCCCGCCATAGCGTTTGCGATGGCACCGGGGCGACAAGAGCAGATCCACGACGGTAATACGGCAGTCGGCCGTACCTCTCGCCGTGTCCCGCTCCGCCTTGATGCCCTTGGAGAAGGCCCTGGCCGGACGTAGCTGTGCCGCCGTCCGGCTGGGCGTCCACCTAGGACCGCGAGGAGGGTGAGCCAGGCGATGCCGCTGCGGATCGAAGGTAACAGTCCATCCGTGTCGCTGCGGTCTCGGTGGCTTGGCCAGCAACTGCGGCAGCTGCGTGAAGACCGCGGCTTGACCCTGCGGTTTGTCGCCGACGGACTCGGCGTCGAGTACGCGGAGGTTGCGGCTCACGAGCACGGCAGACACATGTTCCACCACGGCAAGGTGGCCGCGCTGCTGGACCTCTATCGCGTGTATGACGATGTCGAGCGCGACCATTTGCTGAGGTTGGCGCGGGATGCATTTCGGCTGCCGCGGTGGGAGGACGACTTCCATGCTCCGGCGCTTGATGTGTCTAGGTTGGACTTTCTCTGGCTGGAGTCGGTTGCGGACCGGATCCGCTGTTACAGCACGACGCTGGTACCCGACCTGCTGCGCACACCGAGCTATGTGGAGGCGGTTGTGCGGCGTGAGTCTCCGCCGATGATCGCGGATGAACAGGTGCGCTGGTGGGTCCGTGCGTTCTGCGACCGGCAGCAGATCTTGAATGCAGCGACGTCAACCGAGGTGCAGGCGGTGATCGCCGAGGCTGCGTTGCGCCGCCCAGTCGGTGGCGCGGCTAACACCTTGCAGGTCCAGCTTGCCAAGACTGCCGACGGCGGGTCGGTCCAGGCAAGGGTGTTGCCGGCGACGGCCACCTATCTACCCGGCATGGACGGCTCATTCACTGTGTTCGAGCTGCCCAAGCCGTACCCGAATGCCGTGGCCTGCACTCCCCACCTCGGTGGAGTGGCGATCCATCAGGAGCGGGCCACCAAGTGGTACGCGGACGTGTTCGACCGGCTCTGGCGCGTTGCCCTGCCGCCGCAGGACGCCGCGACGCTGATCGCGGATGCCGCTGATCTTCTACCAGTCAACGAGTTGAGTGAGGGAGGGCACTGAAGTGCCGACGAAGCGAGAACAGTTTGTGCAGACTATGCGCGCCCAGTTTCTGGGCGAACGCATGCGAGCGCTGCGGGAGGAACGCGGGCTGACCCTCAAGTACGTAGCCGAGTATCTAGGGGTCGAGTTCTCCACGCTGGCGCGGTACGAACGGGCCGAGTGGCCATTCCGCCGCGACCACGTCTCCGCACTCCTGGATGTCTACGGCGTCCACGACGAGGCCAAGCGGGCCCAGCTGGTAGAGCTGGTAGAGCTGGCGCAGGATGCCTGGCGGATTGACCAGTGGCACCAGGCGTACAGCGCGTATGACTCGGCCGACGGGACCGTGATCGACCCGTGGTGGTTGCAATGCCGGGCCGAGGAGTTGTGCATCTACGCCGCCACCTTGGTGCCGGATCTGGTGCAGACCCGCGAGTACGCCGACGCGGTGGTGCGCCACGTGGAGAAGGCGGTGTTACGGGCGGACAACGTGGTGCGGCAGGTGATCGCCCGGCAGCAGGTGTTGGAAGACAAGAAGCCCTCGACCCGGCTGACCATCGTGATGGAGGAACCGGTATTGGCCCGACCGGTGGGTGGGCGGGCGGTGTTGCAGCAGCAACTGGAGCACCTGGCCCGGCTGGTCGAGCGGCCGCACGTGAACATCCGGGTGCTGCCCACACAGGTGGGCTGGCACCCCGGCATCCACGGGACGTTCACGCTGTGCCGGATGGCCCGGCCCTACCCGCCGGTCGCGGTGGCAGAGCACCTCGGCGGTCGGTTGATCCTGGAGGCTGCCGCCGCGGACCGGTACGCGGCCGCGTTCGACAAGCTCACCGAGCTGGCGCTGGATCCGATGCGGTCGGCCGATCTGATTGGTAAGGCCGCCGGGTCGGGCGCCGCCCGACCCGGCGAGTCTGCGCCTGCGCCGGCTGGGCAGGGGGCGGCGGCATGATGCACCTGAACTCAGACGCGGCGCGCGCGGTGGTCACAGTGGCGGCGCAGCGGATCGCCGCGTACGCGGACAAGCACGCCATCCCAATCGAGCCCGTTCAGTGCGAGGATATGGCCGAAAGTCTGGTGCACGTCTATCAGGCGTTCTTCGCTGGTCAACAGCACGGAGCGGAGTACGTCGCGCCAACCGACTGATTCGGCGGAGCAGCGGAGCCGGTCCCTCGTCGTTCTTGGCGCGGCGGCAGGGCCGGCGGCCTGCTCGACGGTCTCCAGCCAACGGCCTAGCATCAGCGATCAAGGAACCTCAAGCGCGACGTCGACGAGCCTGAGGTTCCCAGGCAGAAACGCTGTCGAATCGGACAAATATTCGACGTGAGTACCTGTGCCGACAGCGTCGCTACGCCTTTCGGCAGCTCACGAAGCCCGGCGCCGACGGACCTTGGTCTTCCGGCTCGTCCTGGTCTTCCTGGGGGTCCATGGCACGGCCAGCGGCACGGCCGGCGCCGACGGACCTTGGTCTCCGGCTCGTCCTGGACGGATGTGAAACTCGGCGGACTCTGCCTGCGCCGCGGTCCGGGCGAGGGCCAGCTTCACCATCGCCAGGAACCCGAGCGCCGGCAACGCGGCCGCGAGCCAGCCGATCACCGACGGCTCCGCCTCGACGACCTGGGCGGCCAGTGACAGGGCGACCGCGCAGATCAGCACCGTGGAGGCGAACCACACCGGCCGCCCCATCCGATGACGGCGGCGGATCTCCAGGCCGGACGCGATGGACATCAACTCCAGGGTGACCGCGTCGGCCCAGGCGAGCCACCCCGGGGGTTGCGCCACGCTTTCGTCGCGGCTGTGAGAGTAGCGGCTACCGTCGTCAACCCCATCCGCTCCTACGGCAACCCCAACGCCCTGCGGCAGCCGGCTCGGCGAGCGCCTCCCGCCCCGGACCCTCGCCGACCAAGGGCACCACTGCTGGCACGCCGCCGCTGGCGGGCTGCATCGCCATTGGTGACCCTTAGCTCATTTGGTCGAACGTACCCGCACGAGATCGTGCGTTTTGCCGGTTACGTTGTTTGTGGCGGTGAGTCGTGGGTTCGCCAGTGTTTCTAGATATTTCGAGGTATTCCGACGTGATCGGTGGCTGGTCGGCCGGTTGGCCAGTTTCGGTGTTGCGACTTTGCGTGATGGTCGGCGGGCGGTTGTGTCCGGTTGTGATGTGGTGCGTCCTTGCGGGTTGTGGTTGATATTGCCGGCTGTCAGTGCCGTCTTGTAGGTTTCCTCTGCTTTGTCGACGCGTTTTCTCTGGGGAGGGAAACAGCGTGGCTGACAGGTCCGGTTCTTCGCGTCTTTCTTCTGTTCACTCGGGTTTTACG
Coding sequences within:
- a CDS encoding helix-turn-helix domain-containing protein, which translates into the protein MRAQFLGERMRALREERGLTLKYVAEYLGVEFSTLARYERAEWPFRRDHVSALLDVYGVHDEAKRAQLVELVELAQDAWRIDQWHQAYSAYDSADGTVIDPWWLQCRAEELCIYAATLVPDLVQTREYADAVVRHVEKAVLRADNVVRQVIARQQVLEDKKPSTRLTIVMEEPVLARPVGGRAVLQQQLEHLARLVERPHVNIRVLPTQVGWHPGIHGTFTLCRMARPYPPVAVAEHLGGRLILEAAAADRYAAAFDKLTELALDPMRSADLIGKAAGSGAARPGESAPAPAGQGAAA
- a CDS encoding helix-turn-helix domain-containing protein, producing the protein MPLRIEGNSPSVSLRSRWLGQQLRQLREDRGLTLRFVADGLGVEYAEVAAHEHGRHMFHHGKVAALLDLYRVYDDVERDHLLRLARDAFRLPRWEDDFHAPALDVSRLDFLWLESVADRIRCYSTTLVPDLLRTPSYVEAVVRRESPPMIADEQVRWWVRAFCDRQQILNAATSTEVQAVIAEAALRRPVGGAANTLQVQLAKTADGGSVQARVLPATATYLPGMDGSFTVFELPKPYPNAVACTPHLGGVAIHQERATKWYADVFDRLWRVALPPQDAATLIADAADLLPVNELSEGGH
- a CDS encoding helix-turn-helix domain-containing protein, which translates into the protein MEFQEWAIGQRIASYRNRRGLTQEELAGLVGISLSMMKKIESGDRLVTRFSQLVLFAQALRIKDLRELTGVPLPLMPDGRRGHPSADTVCAALMRRGAGRETDEAPDLTDLARQIEQAWQTWQAPSAFRYDALGQQLPELLARVQNAISRLEGQERRQALRLATKLYQLARTWTKRVGEYELSMVSADRAVWCAIEADDPDLAGAAAWNLAMILSAQGKTEHARSVVRQAIAELQPRLDTPSPKRLAVFGGLHLLGATEAAREDKTGDAEKLLGVADKVAARTGETNYFRMVFGPMNVSLHRVSTAAELGRTGEALDLVERVAVHEAPAVERRLTFHLDAARCYLHRRNDVAAVHMIQRIYRESPEELSYSSLVRGTLTQLKGRAKPAIEADLRPLLEAAGLPG